Part of the Catalinimonas alkaloidigena genome is shown below.
GGCGTAGATGAACTTACCATTACTCATAACTCAGTACTTTTTGAGGCCTGTAATACGAGCTTTCAGCTGCACTTACAGATTGCCCCTCAGGATTTTATCGCCAGCTATAACTGGGCTCAGGCAATCTCAGGACCAGTATTGGGGATATGCGCAAACTCTCCCTTGCTGCTGGGCCGGGAGCTATGGAGTGAAACCCGTATCGCGCTCTTTCAGCAAAGTATTGACACCCGCAGTTCCTCTTATGCGCTCAAAGACCAGCAGGGGAGGGTAAGCTTCGGTAATGCCTGGGCTAGCGGTTCTATCGCTGAGATTTTTAAGGATAACATTGCTCAGCATAAAGTGATTCTTTCCAGGGAGATTGGCAGCAATGCAATGGAAGAGTTACAAAGAGGAAATACACCAAAGCTGGAAGCGCTCAACCTGCATAATGGTACTGTGTATCGCTGGAACCGTCCCTGTTATGGCGTAGGAGGGGGAAGAGCCCATGTACGTATTGAGAATCGGTATATTCCTGCTGGTCCTACTGTATTGGACGAAATGGCAAACTTTGCCTTTTGGGTAGGCTTGATGAAAGGCAGGCCCGCGAAATTTGAAGACATGTCTGGCTGCATGGATTTTCGTGATGCTAAGGCCAACTTTATCAAAGCGGCCAGAACGGGTAAAGAAACCATTCTACACTGGATGGGTAAGTCCGTATCAGTGGAGAAGCTAGTGACCAATGAGCTCTTGCCCATGGCCTATATAGGTTTACAAAAGGTGCAGATTGACCGGAAAGATATAGACCGGCTGCTGGGTATTATTGAGCGGCGTACCCAAGGGAAAACCGGTGCGCAATGGCAGGTAGAAAGCTATCGCAATTTCAGAAAGCAGATGAAGCAGGATGATGCATTGCTGGCACTTACCAAAGCTATTTATGAGCATCAACAAACGGACTTTCCTGTACATCAATGGCCAAAAGTAGAAAGCAAACCAGCCATTCATAAGGCAGCAGAGCAGGTGGGGCATATCATGTCTACCCAGATGTTTACCGTGCACGAAGGTGACCTCGCTACTT
Proteins encoded:
- a CDS encoding CBS domain-containing protein; its protein translation is MGEHSVNSQLNHEKRAAFIRHLLDDLQALEYMLAHGLIEDDIVRIGAEQEFCLVNNNWRPTKNAEQVLKSIDDPHFTTEIARYNLEINLDPQKMNADCFSRLEKQLNSLLAKAKAGAEKHDTKIVLSGILPTISKNELELEYMTPTPRYRALNEMIKTLRGTDFSLHLRGVDELTITHNSVLFEACNTSFQLHLQIAPQDFIASYNWAQAISGPVLGICANSPLLLGRELWSETRIALFQQSIDTRSSSYALKDQQGRVSFGNAWASGSIAEIFKDNIAQHKVILSREIGSNAMEELQRGNTPKLEALNLHNGTVYRWNRPCYGVGGGRAHVRIENRYIPAGPTVLDEMANFAFWVGLMKGRPAKFEDMSGCMDFRDAKANFIKAARTGKETILHWMGKSVSVEKLVTNELLPMAYIGLQKVQIDRKDIDRLLGIIERRTQGKTGAQWQVESYRNFRKQMKQDDALLALTKAIYEHQQTDFPVHQWPKVESKPAIHKAAEQVGHIMSTQMFTVHEGDLATLATSMMQWKNIHHVPVENQSGKLCGLLTWSHMESQKKENKGDERTVADIMIKEVVTVQYHTKISEAIQLMKKHEIGCLPVVHEQDLVGIITKHDISAFLHGEGK